From Streptomyces sp. NBC_00775, one genomic window encodes:
- a CDS encoding MFS transporter — translation MATAEPTHADDADPGPGTGPRIPLRARTPEGGRGEASEASEAAHSTRLSRFLRHPVTLATALSGVLHIVWFFTFANSGGDLAAQDAWAEFVGRHPDSAYNLAWYGGMHPVSYSVVSPYLMSVLGVRTTMMIAGTISAGLLTMILIRSRAVKNPLWPALGGVFALLCNAISGRVTYGLGIVFALGATAIVFCWPYRWRYKRWAKALCAAPLAALATAASPVAGLFVGLVAVALFLQKRRPGAYALGIAPTLVVAVSAWLFPFSGTQPMAWYSVILPFLYAVLVFSLVPKEWKTVRITAAVYGLGVLLVWLISSQIGTNISRLPMLFGGVTLLAALPFTVPKSRKWYTLVIAIVGINGWIGFKSVDDIVHTTPAASWARELAPLVNQLQVVGAEKGRVEVVPARSHREASALAPYVNLARGWNRQADMERNPLFYDDTLNSANYHEWLQRWAVHYVVLPKGEPDGDGGERERQLVQRGMPYLRQIWGDANWQLFAVTDPAQLAEPNAVVDSAEQGELTIEVEKAGRILIRVPYSPWLSIVDAKGKSVQPPQETEASKHREDGTPKTFDNLNGCLMPTEETAAGDKWTELLAPKPGTYRLAAPYQLPRGTPCPEELR, via the coding sequence GTGGCCACAGCGGAGCCGACACACGCCGACGACGCCGATCCGGGCCCAGGAACAGGCCCGCGAATACCGCTGCGCGCCCGCACACCTGAGGGAGGGCGCGGCGAAGCGTCCGAAGCGTCCGAGGCGGCACACAGCACCCGCCTGAGCCGGTTCCTCCGGCACCCCGTCACCCTCGCCACCGCCCTCTCCGGCGTACTGCACATCGTCTGGTTCTTCACGTTCGCGAACAGTGGTGGGGATCTCGCCGCGCAGGACGCGTGGGCGGAGTTCGTGGGGCGGCACCCGGACTCGGCGTACAACCTCGCCTGGTACGGCGGGATGCACCCGGTGTCGTACAGCGTGGTGTCGCCGTATCTGATGTCGGTGCTCGGCGTCCGTACGACGATGATGATCGCCGGGACCATCTCGGCGGGCCTGCTGACGATGATCCTGATCCGCAGCCGGGCGGTGAAGAACCCGCTGTGGCCGGCCCTCGGGGGCGTCTTCGCGCTGTTGTGCAACGCGATCTCGGGCCGGGTGACGTACGGCCTGGGCATCGTGTTCGCGCTCGGTGCGACGGCGATCGTCTTCTGCTGGCCGTACCGCTGGCGCTACAAACGCTGGGCGAAGGCCCTGTGCGCGGCGCCGCTCGCCGCGCTGGCGACCGCCGCGTCGCCGGTGGCCGGGCTGTTCGTCGGCCTGGTGGCGGTGGCCCTGTTCCTCCAGAAGCGCCGCCCCGGCGCGTACGCCCTCGGGATCGCGCCGACGCTCGTGGTGGCCGTGTCGGCCTGGCTGTTCCCGTTCTCCGGCACCCAGCCGATGGCCTGGTACTCGGTCATCCTGCCGTTCCTGTACGCGGTCCTGGTCTTCTCCCTGGTTCCCAAGGAGTGGAAGACGGTACGGATCACGGCGGCGGTGTACGGCCTCGGTGTCCTCCTCGTCTGGCTGATCAGCTCGCAGATCGGCACCAACATCAGCCGGCTCCCGATGCTGTTCGGGGGCGTCACGCTGCTGGCGGCCCTGCCCTTCACCGTGCCGAAGTCGCGCAAGTGGTACACCCTCGTCATCGCCATCGTCGGGATCAACGGGTGGATCGGCTTCAAGTCGGTCGACGACATAGTGCATACGACTCCGGCGGCGTCCTGGGCGCGCGAGTTGGCCCCTCTCGTCAACCAGCTCCAGGTGGTGGGCGCCGAGAAGGGCCGCGTGGAAGTGGTCCCCGCCCGTTCCCACCGGGAGGCCTCCGCCCTCGCCCCGTACGTGAACCTCGCCCGCGGCTGGAACCGCCAGGCCGACATGGAGCGCAACCCGCTCTTCTACGACGACACCCTCAACTCCGCGAACTACCACGAGTGGCTCCAGCGCTGGGCCGTCCACTACGTGGTGCTGCCGAAGGGCGAACCGGACGGTGACGGCGGCGAACGCGAACGCCAGCTCGTCCAGCGCGGTATGCCTTACCTCCGGCAGATCTGGGGCGACGCGAACTGGCAGCTCTTCGCGGTTACGGACCCCGCGCAGCTCGCCGAGCCCAACGCCGTCGTCGACAGCGCGGAACAGGGTGAGCTGACCATCGAGGTGGAGAAGGCGGGGCGCATCCTCATCCGCGTCCCGTACTCCCCGTGGCTCAGCATCGTCGACGCCAAGGGCAAGAGTGTGCAGCCGCCGCAGGAGACGGAGGCGTCCAAGCACCGTGAGGACGGCACGCCGAAGACGTTCGACAATCTCAACGGTTGCCTGATGCCGACGGAGGAGACCGCGGCGGGCGACAAATGGACCGAGCTCCTGGCCCCCAAGCCGGGCACCTACCGCCTGGCGGCGCCCTACCAGCTCCCCCGGGGGACACCGTGCCCGGAGGAACTGCGCTGA
- a CDS encoding MerR family transcriptional regulator, whose translation MTEDVLVDKELLTIGAFAARARLSPKALRLYDRLGLLAPAHVDEVSGYRYYRADQVERARLVALLRQLDMPLARIAEVVAAEGSAAAGLLDAYWADTEARFASQRTLAEYLRGRLSGRSSEMYGKFVVETVEVPERVVLTEKRHLLADELPVWIPAALGRLEEGAREAGGITGDPFVVYYAEVSNESDGPAESCVPVADADAARVWAEGQARARGIQVRVEPAQRLAYARITKAQVAHPQILAAFEAVEAWITEQGLSYDGPCREVYFADWDAAGPEDAVCDVAFPVR comes from the coding sequence GTGACGGAGGATGTGCTCGTGGACAAGGAACTGCTCACGATCGGTGCGTTCGCCGCGCGGGCCCGGCTCTCGCCGAAGGCTCTGCGGCTGTACGACCGGCTGGGGCTGCTGGCCCCGGCGCACGTCGACGAGGTCAGCGGTTACCGCTACTACCGCGCCGACCAGGTCGAACGCGCCCGGCTCGTCGCGCTGCTGCGGCAGCTCGACATGCCGCTCGCGCGGATCGCGGAGGTGGTGGCGGCGGAGGGTTCCGCCGCCGCCGGCCTCCTCGACGCGTACTGGGCGGACACCGAGGCGCGGTTCGCCTCGCAGCGGACGCTGGCCGAGTACCTCCGTGGACGACTGTCCGGGAGGAGTTCGGAGATGTACGGGAAGTTCGTTGTCGAGACGGTCGAGGTGCCCGAGCGCGTGGTGCTGACGGAGAAGCGGCACCTGCTCGCGGACGAGCTGCCGGTCTGGATCCCGGCCGCGCTGGGGCGGCTGGAGGAGGGCGCCCGGGAGGCCGGGGGGATCACCGGAGACCCCTTCGTCGTCTACTACGCCGAGGTCAGCAACGAGAGCGACGGGCCCGCCGAGTCGTGCGTACCGGTCGCCGACGCGGACGCCGCGCGGGTCTGGGCCGAGGGGCAGGCGCGGGCCCGGGGAATCCAGGTCCGGGTCGAGCCCGCCCAGCGGCTCGCCTACGCCCGTATCACCAAGGCCCAGGTCGCCCACCCCCAGATCCTCGCCGCGTTCGAGGCCGTCGAGGCGTGGATCACCGAACAGGGGCTGTCGTACGACGGTCCCTGCCGTGAGGTCTACTTCGCGGACTGGGACGCGGCGGGGCCGGAGGACGCGGTGTGCGATGTGGCGTTTCCGGTGAGGTGA
- a CDS encoding glutathione peroxidase: MTTENSVLDVEIGALKGGSADLGQYRGKAVLIVNVASKCGLTPQYAGLERLQERYADQGFTVLGVPCNQFLGQEPGTSEEIAEFCSATYGVTFPLTEKVEVNGDARHGLYERLVGTEDAEGHSGDIRWNFEKFLIGRDGAVVARFSPQTEPESAEVVAAVEKQLAG, from the coding sequence ATGACTACTGAGAATTCTGTACTTGACGTCGAAATCGGGGCACTCAAGGGCGGTTCGGCCGATCTCGGTCAGTACCGCGGCAAGGCCGTCCTCATCGTGAACGTGGCCTCCAAGTGCGGGCTGACCCCGCAGTACGCGGGCCTTGAGCGGCTCCAGGAGCGCTACGCCGACCAGGGCTTCACCGTCCTCGGCGTGCCCTGCAACCAGTTCCTCGGGCAGGAGCCCGGCACCTCCGAGGAGATCGCCGAGTTCTGCTCCGCCACGTACGGCGTGACCTTCCCGCTCACCGAGAAGGTCGAGGTGAACGGCGACGCGCGGCACGGGCTGTACGAGCGGCTGGTCGGCACCGAGGACGCCGAGGGCCACAGCGGGGACATCCGCTGGAACTTCGAGAAGTTCCTGATCGGCCGGGACGGCGCGGTCGTCGCCCGCTTCTCGCCGCAGACCGAGCCGGAGTCGGCCGAGGTCGTCGCGGCGGTGGAGAAGCAGCTCGCCGGTTGA
- a CDS encoding Lrp/AsnC family transcriptional regulator: MDDIDRQLIALLQQDATQSYAVLGKAVGLSAGAAHERVRKLREQGVIRATTVDVDPAALDRGVLAFVLVDSNMWMGERADAFAAVPEIQEAHVIAGSASLLVKVRTATTEQLQDVLRRLYAIDGVSGTQATVVLETFFERPVHAG; this comes from the coding sequence GTGGATGACATCGACCGTCAGCTGATCGCACTGCTTCAGCAGGACGCCACCCAGTCCTACGCCGTGCTGGGCAAGGCGGTCGGCCTGTCGGCGGGCGCCGCGCACGAGCGGGTGCGCAAGCTGCGTGAACAGGGGGTCATCCGGGCCACGACGGTCGACGTCGACCCCGCGGCGCTCGACCGCGGGGTCCTCGCCTTCGTGCTCGTCGACTCGAACATGTGGATGGGCGAGCGGGCCGACGCCTTCGCCGCCGTACCGGAGATCCAGGAGGCCCACGTCATCGCGGGCAGCGCCTCGCTGCTGGTGAAGGTGCGTACCGCGACGACCGAGCAGCTCCAGGACGTACTGCGCCGCCTGTACGCGATCGACGGGGTCAGCGGAACACAGGCGACGGTCGTCCTGGAGACCTTCTTCGAGCGGCCCGTGCACGCTGGTTAG
- a CDS encoding SMP-30/gluconolactonase/LRE family protein: MSGHIVEGLYEILDDRFRTGRCVNGDSRLEVLHSGCRWAEGPLYVPAWRQLIWSDIPNDRILRWDEATGTTGLFRAPAGHSNGNTLDRQGRLVTCEQGNRRVTRTEPDGSVTVLADRYDGKRLNSPNDAVVRSDGTIWFSDPDFGITSDYEGHRAESEIGARNLYRIDPATGEVTLAADGFDGPNGVILSPDEKRLYVSDSRAARVHVFDVRDDGSLTNGKVFAEAKDDVHFDNIRFDDEGRLWAAALADGVHCYAPDGDLIGRLLVPETVSNIAFGGPKNNRLFITASTSLYSLVMSVTGAPRV, encoded by the coding sequence ATGTCCGGCCACATCGTCGAAGGCCTGTACGAGATCCTGGACGACCGCTTCCGCACCGGCCGCTGTGTCAACGGCGACAGCAGGCTGGAGGTGCTCCACTCCGGCTGCCGCTGGGCCGAGGGCCCGCTCTACGTGCCCGCCTGGCGTCAGCTGATCTGGAGCGACATCCCGAACGACCGCATCCTGCGCTGGGACGAGGCCACCGGCACGACCGGCCTCTTCCGCGCCCCGGCCGGTCACAGCAACGGCAACACCCTCGACCGCCAAGGCCGCCTGGTCACCTGTGAGCAGGGCAACCGCCGCGTCACTCGCACCGAGCCCGACGGCAGCGTCACCGTCCTCGCCGACCGCTACGACGGCAAGCGGCTCAACAGCCCGAACGACGCGGTCGTCCGCTCCGACGGCACGATCTGGTTCTCCGACCCGGACTTCGGCATCACCAGCGACTACGAGGGCCACCGCGCCGAGTCCGAGATCGGCGCCCGCAACCTGTACCGGATCGACCCGGCGACCGGCGAGGTCACGCTCGCCGCCGACGGCTTCGACGGGCCCAATGGCGTCATCCTCTCGCCCGACGAGAAGCGGCTGTACGTCTCCGACTCCCGCGCCGCCCGCGTCCACGTCTTCGATGTCCGCGACGACGGCTCCCTCACGAACGGCAAGGTCTTCGCCGAGGCCAAGGACGACGTTCACTTCGACAACATCCGCTTCGACGACGAGGGCCGCCTGTGGGCCGCCGCTCTGGCGGACGGCGTGCACTGCTACGCCCCCGACGGCGACCTCATCGGCCGGCTGCTGGTGCCCGAGACGGTCTCCAACATCGCGTTCGGCGGCCCGAAGAACAACCGCCTGTTCATCACGGCGTCCACGTCGCTGTACTCGCTGGTGATGTCGGTGACGGGAGCGCCACGCGTCTGA
- a CDS encoding ArsR/SmtB family transcription factor: MGWWQVNADTLAGSRFVLSPLAETFASLKLLHVGAATHPGERTWLNAHLPSYQRRLAADPVTALLIRSGLGRDWIADFLTPTPYGDESFEAEVARVREAKPEAARAHLTRSLRGPLPADLACRDDLPERAAGLLTYIWEESVRPYWDRRRRILEADVVARTAHLSQGGWAAALDALRPGTRWLGDNRLQVNLHEYPPREISGAQLLFVPVTPKAGWVSWEEPHRYAVVYPCAGALTDVGGEAVPESLGALLGPARAGVLVLLDSPMSTSQLVAVTGQALGSVGRHLKVLLDARLVERRRAGRSVLYSRTAAGEVLVRAAQGT; this comes from the coding sequence ATGGGCTGGTGGCAGGTCAACGCCGACACCCTCGCCGGCAGCCGCTTCGTCCTCTCCCCCCTCGCCGAGACCTTCGCGAGCCTGAAGCTGCTGCACGTGGGCGCCGCCACCCACCCCGGCGAGCGCACCTGGCTGAACGCCCACCTGCCCTCGTACCAAAGACGCCTGGCCGCCGATCCGGTCACCGCGCTGCTGATCCGGTCCGGCCTCGGCCGGGACTGGATCGCCGACTTCCTGACCCCGACCCCGTACGGCGACGAGTCCTTCGAGGCCGAAGTCGCCCGGGTGCGCGAGGCGAAGCCGGAGGCCGCCCGCGCCCACCTCACCCGCTCCCTGCGCGGCCCGCTCCCCGCCGACCTCGCGTGCCGCGACGACCTGCCCGAGCGCGCCGCCGGTCTCCTCACCTACATATGGGAGGAATCCGTACGCCCCTACTGGGACCGTCGGCGGCGCATCCTGGAGGCGGACGTCGTCGCCCGGACGGCGCACCTCAGTCAGGGCGGCTGGGCGGCGGCCCTGGACGCGCTGCGGCCGGGCACCCGGTGGCTCGGCGACAACCGGCTCCAGGTCAACCTGCACGAGTACCCGCCGCGCGAGATCTCCGGCGCCCAGCTCCTCTTCGTGCCCGTCACGCCGAAGGCCGGGTGGGTGAGCTGGGAGGAGCCGCACCGGTACGCCGTCGTCTACCCCTGCGCGGGCGCCCTGACCGACGTGGGCGGCGAGGCCGTCCCGGAGAGCCTCGGCGCGCTCCTCGGCCCCGCCCGCGCCGGCGTCCTCGTCCTCCTCGACTCCCCCATGTCCACGAGCCAGCTCGTCGCCGTGACCGGGCAGGCGCTGGGCTCGGTCGGGCGGCATCTGAAGGTGCTGCTGGACGCGCGGCTGGTGGAACGGCGGCGGGCGGGGCGGTCGGTGCTGTACTCGCGGACGGCGGCCGGTGAGGTGCTGGTGCGGGCCGCGCAAGGCACGTGA
- a CDS encoding MFS transporter, translated as MRSYSDLFRTREFTPLFLSSCFRSAASTVSGLALATLVYRATGSPLLTALSMFGPSLAQVVGATTMLSAADRLPPRATVAGIALAFGAGTAVMSIPGVPVWTIFALLLVLGLIQSFGGGVLWGLLNEILAKDGNSGNGGNSGDGGNSGYLLGRSVFNMMNGIAQITGYGTGGVLVALLSPRVTLLTAAALYLAAAVVARLGLTRRAPRALGRPSIATTWRTNARLFSSPERRTLYLLLWIPNGLIVGCESLFVSYAPSRAGALFAFAAFGMFVGDVTTGRLLPPRVRARLGIPFLLLLATPYLVFVLRPGVAVAAAAVAVASIGFGSSLMQQERLVALIPDELSGHALGLHTAGMLTMQGVSAALAGGVAQLTSPGTAMTVMAVASIAVTLTLAPTVGGVRAKGEPSESELSLN; from the coding sequence ATGCGCAGCTATTCCGATCTCTTCCGCACGCGGGAGTTCACCCCGCTGTTCCTCTCCTCCTGCTTCAGGTCCGCCGCCTCGACGGTGAGCGGTCTGGCCCTCGCCACCCTCGTGTACCGGGCGACGGGCTCGCCGCTGCTCACCGCGCTGAGCATGTTCGGCCCGTCGCTGGCGCAGGTCGTCGGCGCGACGACCATGCTGTCGGCGGCGGACCGGCTGCCGCCGAGGGCGACCGTGGCGGGCATCGCGCTCGCGTTCGGGGCCGGTACGGCGGTGATGTCGATCCCCGGCGTGCCCGTCTGGACGATCTTCGCCCTGCTCCTGGTCCTCGGCCTGATCCAGTCCTTCGGCGGCGGGGTGCTGTGGGGTCTGCTGAACGAGATCCTCGCCAAGGACGGCAATAGCGGTAACGGCGGTAACAGCGGAGACGGCGGCAACAGCGGCTATCTGCTCGGGCGTTCGGTGTTCAACATGATGAATGGCATCGCGCAGATCACCGGGTACGGGACGGGAGGCGTCCTCGTCGCGCTGCTGTCGCCCCGTGTCACGCTCCTCACGGCGGCCGCGCTGTACCTGGCCGCCGCGGTGGTCGCCCGTCTCGGTCTGACCCGCCGCGCCCCGCGCGCCTTGGGCCGTCCCTCGATCGCGACGACCTGGCGCACCAACGCCCGCCTGTTCTCCTCGCCCGAGCGCCGGACCCTCTACCTCCTCCTCTGGATCCCCAACGGCCTGATCGTCGGCTGCGAGTCGCTGTTCGTGTCGTACGCGCCGAGCCGGGCGGGCGCGCTGTTCGCCTTCGCGGCGTTCGGGATGTTCGTGGGGGACGTGACGACGGGCCGTCTTCTGCCGCCCCGGGTGCGGGCACGCCTCGGCATCCCGTTCCTGCTGCTGCTCGCGACGCCGTATCTGGTGTTCGTGCTCCGGCCGGGCGTGGCTGTCGCGGCGGCCGCCGTAGCGGTGGCTTCCATCGGCTTCGGTTCGAGCCTGATGCAGCAGGAACGCCTGGTGGCCCTGATTCCCGACGAACTGAGCGGCCACGCCCTCGGGTTGCACACGGCGGGGATGCTCACCATGCAGGGCGTGAGCGCGGCGCTGGCGGGAGGGGTGGCCCAACTGACCTCGCCCGGTACGGCGATGACGGTGATGGCGGTCGCCTCGATCGCCGTGACGCTGACGCTGGCGCCAACGGTGGGAGGTGTCCGCGCCAAGGGGGAGCCAAGCGAGAGTGAACTCTCCCTGAATTGA
- a CDS encoding calcium-binding protein has product MFSRRSRRTAAAVAALPKALALAAVCAAVAVPTATAHAATAKSASAKSATANVVGQKLYYTAAAGQKNNLSITWKLGAFDPASQLSDFIYTFDDSVTIALGDGCVRPDANDDTKAVCTVTEPNTSASDLDSLIVDLGDGDDTATTGDTSGGYTRIYGGTGNDTLTGHGVDVLYGQDGNDHLSGGGGVYDEGAYGGADNDTLVKCHAECHGGTGNDSLSGTSSGNALFGDDGKDKLYGNAGGDLLQGGRGNDSLYGGTGNDKLYGNSGDDLLHGGAGTDSLSGGPGSDRVYQY; this is encoded by the coding sequence ATGTTCAGTCGCCGCAGCCGCCGTACCGCAGCAGCAGTAGCCGCCTTGCCGAAGGCACTGGCGCTCGCCGCCGTGTGCGCCGCGGTCGCCGTCCCGACGGCGACGGCCCACGCCGCGACCGCCAAGAGCGCGTCGGCCAAGAGCGCGACGGCGAATGTCGTGGGCCAGAAGCTCTACTACACGGCGGCCGCGGGCCAGAAGAACAACCTGAGCATCACCTGGAAGCTCGGCGCGTTCGACCCGGCGTCCCAGCTCTCCGACTTCATCTACACCTTCGACGACTCCGTCACGATCGCCCTCGGCGACGGCTGTGTCCGCCCGGACGCCAACGACGACACCAAGGCGGTCTGCACGGTCACCGAGCCCAACACCTCGGCATCCGACCTCGACTCCCTGATCGTCGACCTCGGCGACGGCGACGACACCGCGACGACCGGCGACACCAGCGGCGGGTACACGAGGATCTACGGCGGCACGGGCAACGACACCCTGACCGGCCACGGCGTGGACGTCCTCTACGGGCAGGACGGCAACGACCACCTCTCCGGCGGCGGCGGGGTCTACGACGAGGGCGCGTACGGCGGCGCGGACAACGACACGCTCGTGAAGTGCCACGCCGAGTGCCACGGCGGCACGGGCAACGACAGCCTGTCGGGCACGAGTTCCGGCAACGCCCTCTTCGGCGACGACGGCAAGGACAAGCTGTACGGCAACGCGGGCGGCGACCTCCTCCAGGGTGGCCGCGGCAACGACTCCCTGTACGGCGGCACGGGCAACGACAAGCTGTACGGCAACAGCGGCGACGACCTGCTGCACGGGGGCGCGGGGACCGACTCCCTGTCGGGCGGCCCGGGCAGCGACAGGGTGTACCAGTACTGA
- a CDS encoding tRNA-dependent cyclodipeptide synthase — protein MTTATVSESRHVTPRPTISGLFRVQPYTPHCQVIHAAGDHAVIGVSPGNSYFSARRINDLARWGIEHFDRVDFVYTDLHVADMYEALGYAPDDARRKAVKNLRGVRAKVTAAAEEFGAEGLAAYAMSDFADNPAYRRIHDHIRELLDTDGEFRRTCDSLVDAYLSSKVLDGREGTARQREVCLQYVCAEAPLFLDTPAILGVPSSLNCYHQLLPMAELLYARGSGLRASRNQGHAIVTPVGPEGVTDDDR, from the coding sequence TTGACTACTGCAACTGTTTCCGAGAGCCGGCACGTCACTCCCAGGCCAACCATCTCCGGCCTCTTCAGAGTTCAGCCTTACACCCCCCACTGCCAGGTCATCCACGCGGCGGGCGACCACGCCGTGATCGGCGTCTCGCCGGGCAACAGCTACTTCTCGGCCCGCCGGATCAACGACCTGGCCCGCTGGGGGATCGAGCATTTCGACCGCGTCGACTTCGTCTATACGGACCTCCATGTCGCGGACATGTACGAGGCGTTGGGCTACGCACCCGACGACGCCCGCCGCAAGGCGGTCAAGAACCTCCGGGGCGTACGCGCCAAGGTGACCGCCGCCGCCGAGGAGTTCGGCGCCGAGGGGCTCGCCGCGTACGCGATGTCCGACTTCGCGGACAACCCGGCGTACCGGCGGATCCACGACCACATTCGCGAACTCCTCGACACCGACGGGGAGTTCCGTCGGACCTGCGACTCCCTCGTGGACGCGTACCTCTCTTCGAAGGTCCTCGACGGACGGGAGGGCACCGCGCGGCAGCGCGAGGTCTGCCTCCAGTACGTCTGCGCCGAGGCCCCGCTGTTCCTGGACACCCCGGCCATCCTGGGCGTCCCGTCCTCCCTCAACTGCTACCACCAGCTCCTGCCGATGGCCGAGCTGCTCTACGCGCGTGGTTCGGGCCTGCGCGCGTCCCGCAACCAGGGCCACGCGATCGTCACGCCCGTCGGCCCGGAAGGAGTCACCGATGACGACCGCTGA
- a CDS encoding cytochrome P450, with product MTTAETLIDFPFSWRGDQLPSEVEELRSSAPVRRVRTIAGDEAWLVSSYDLCKQVLEDDRFSLKDTSAPGVPRQYALTIPPEVVNNMGNITGAGLRKAVLKALNPKSEGLADWMRSYAAELVDGLLAEGAPADLRGGFTDPYSAAMHCHILGIPQTDAPRLMRSLDIAFMNSACPVSGARLNWDRDIAYMTARLDDPSTTGLMPELAALREDPEYAHLTDEMLATVGVTMFGAGVISTSGFLAMALVSLLQRPELAGELAANTARIPAAVDELLRVNLSIGDGLPRLALEDVRLGEVEVRKGELVLVLVEGANFDPARFPDPYRFDLTRDNSTAHLSFGGGRHYCPATALGKRHAETALEVLLERMPGIQLAVPIEQLVWRTGFMKRIPERLPVMW from the coding sequence ATGACGACCGCTGAGACGCTGATCGATTTCCCGTTCTCGTGGCGGGGCGACCAACTTCCTTCCGAGGTCGAGGAGTTGCGGTCATCGGCCCCGGTGCGCCGGGTGCGGACCATCGCGGGCGACGAGGCCTGGCTGGTCTCCTCGTACGACCTGTGCAAGCAGGTCCTGGAGGACGACCGCTTCAGCCTGAAGGACACCTCGGCGCCCGGCGTGCCACGCCAGTACGCCCTGACGATCCCGCCCGAGGTCGTCAACAACATGGGCAACATCACGGGTGCGGGGCTGCGCAAGGCCGTCCTCAAGGCGCTCAACCCGAAGAGCGAGGGCCTGGCGGACTGGATGCGGTCGTACGCCGCCGAACTGGTCGACGGCCTGCTGGCCGAGGGTGCCCCCGCGGACCTGCGCGGCGGCTTCACGGACCCGTACTCGGCGGCCATGCACTGCCACATCCTCGGCATCCCGCAGACGGACGCGCCCCGGCTGATGCGCAGCCTGGACATCGCGTTCATGAACTCCGCCTGCCCGGTCTCGGGCGCCAGGCTGAACTGGGACCGGGACATCGCGTACATGACCGCCCGCCTGGACGACCCGTCGACGACGGGCCTGATGCCCGAGCTGGCGGCCCTGCGCGAGGACCCGGAGTACGCCCACCTGACCGACGAGATGCTCGCGACGGTGGGGGTGACGATGTTCGGCGCGGGCGTCATCTCGACCTCGGGCTTCCTGGCGATGGCGCTCGTGTCGCTCCTCCAACGCCCGGAGCTGGCAGGGGAGTTGGCTGCGAACACCGCCCGCATCCCGGCCGCCGTGGACGAACTCCTGCGGGTCAACCTCTCCATCGGCGACGGTCTGCCCCGCCTGGCCCTGGAGGACGTACGGCTGGGCGAGGTGGAGGTCCGCAAGGGCGAACTGGTCCTGGTGCTGGTCGAGGGCGCCAACTTCGACCCGGCGCGGTTCCCGGACCCGTACCGCTTCGACCTCACCCGCGACAACAGCACCGCGCACCTCTCCTTCGGCGGTGGCCGCCACTACTGCCCGGCGACGGCCCTGGGGAAGCGGCACGCGGAGACGGCGCTGGAGGTGCTGCTGGAGCGGATGCCCGGCATCCAACTGGCGGTCCCGATCGAGCAGTTGGTCTGGCGGACGGGCTTCATGAAGCGCATCCCGGAGAGACTCCCGGTGATGTGGTGA
- a CDS encoding SLATT domain-containing protein, which translates to MRRRQPLTPTPTPTQAPAPAPSRETERWTSAPDPLLALALGDLAFYEQVRDSARRWYRLSELGALTTSSCTVVAAGLGAPAWLTALIAGGALFFTGFRQVFGHGPRYVLAAQSREGLRRAINRYQLLPDSARDEEARQTLLAAVENVGAEELRQWSDQRQRATTGGSSPS; encoded by the coding sequence ATGCGCCGCAGACAGCCCCTGACACCGACTCCGACACCGACGCAGGCACCGGCACCGGCACCATCGCGCGAGACCGAGCGCTGGACCTCCGCACCGGACCCGCTCCTCGCCCTGGCCCTGGGCGACCTGGCCTTCTACGAGCAGGTGCGTGACTCGGCCCGACGGTGGTACCGCCTGTCCGAGCTGGGAGCCCTGACCACGTCCTCGTGCACGGTGGTGGCGGCGGGCCTGGGCGCTCCGGCGTGGCTGACGGCCCTCATAGCCGGGGGAGCCCTGTTCTTCACGGGCTTCCGTCAGGTGTTCGGCCACGGCCCCCGCTACGTTCTGGCGGCCCAGTCCCGGGAGGGACTGCGCAGAGCCATCAACCGTTACCAGCTGCTCCCCGACTCGGCCCGCGACGAAGAGGCCCGCCAGACCCTCCTCGCCGCCGTCGAGAACGTAGGAGCCGAGGAACTCCGCCAGTGGTCCGACCAGCGCCAGCGCGCGACTACGGGGGGCAGCTCCCCGAGCTGA